Proteins encoded in a region of the Geoanaerobacter pelophilus genome:
- the trpD gene encoding anthranilate phosphoribosyltransferase, protein MTTQEFGAKIQRLIEKKSLSFDETYGMFRQVLLNHQPDLQQGAFLAALTAKGETVEEIAGAWAAIDELDTVHFEGEMPGPLCENSGTGMDQLKTFNVSSAAAIIAASCGVAMARHGARAITSSCGTVDLMEAVGVDVDCSVSTVGESIRATGIGLFNGMSPHVHPGALGRILSQIRFGSTLNLAASLANPCRPTLGLRGVHSPHLVEKSAQVMRQIGYRRGLVVHGSDAASGLGMDEISVCGATSICEFTPAGTISYELHPVDFGISPVPAAEVAATGQVDLEARRFISVLKGDGRYSACEDFACLNAGAILYITGQVPEMRRGLDVARQAVASGGAIAKLREWAGCQGVAGGAGLRRFDSLVADCAA, encoded by the coding sequence ATGACCACCCAGGAGTTCGGCGCAAAAATCCAGCGTCTGATTGAGAAGAAGAGTCTTTCATTTGACGAGACCTACGGCATGTTCCGGCAGGTGCTGCTTAACCACCAGCCTGACCTGCAGCAGGGGGCCTTCCTTGCCGCTCTGACAGCAAAAGGGGAGACGGTGGAGGAGATTGCCGGGGCCTGGGCTGCCATCGACGAACTGGATACGGTCCACTTTGAGGGCGAGATGCCGGGTCCGCTCTGCGAAAACTCGGGCACTGGCATGGATCAGCTTAAGACCTTCAATGTCAGCAGTGCTGCCGCCATCATTGCGGCTTCATGCGGGGTTGCCATGGCGCGCCACGGCGCCAGGGCCATCACCTCCAGCTGCGGCACCGTTGACCTGATGGAGGCGGTTGGGGTCGATGTCGATTGTTCGGTCAGCACCGTTGGCGAGAGCATCCGTGCCACCGGCATCGGCCTGTTCAACGGTATGAGTCCTCATGTCCACCCAGGCGCGCTGGGCAGGATCCTGTCGCAGATCCGTTTCGGTTCCACGCTCAATTTGGCGGCCTCTCTGGCAAATCCGTGTCGGCCGACCCTTGGTCTCAGAGGGGTGCACTCGCCCCATCTGGTGGAAAAAAGTGCCCAGGTAATGCGCCAGATCGGCTATCGCCGGGGTTTGGTGGTTCATGGCAGTGATGCGGCGTCAGGACTGGGCATGGATGAGATTTCTGTCTGTGGAGCGACGTCGATATGCGAATTTACCCCTGCCGGGACCATCAGCTATGAACTGCACCCGGTCGATTTCGGGATCTCACCGGTCCCGGCTGCGGAGGTAGCTGCTACCGGCCAGGTTGACCTGGAGGCGCGGCGTTTTATCTCGGTCCTCAAAGGAGACGGTCGCTATAGCGCCTGCGAAGACTTTGCCTGCCTGAATGCCGGGGCAATTCTGTACATTACCGGGCAGGTCCCTGAGATGCGCCGCGGCTTGGATGTTGCCAGGCAGGCTGTTGCCTCCGGCGGCGCTATTGCCAAGCTGAGGGAATGGGCAGGGTGCCAGGGTGTTGCGGGTGGCGCTGGCTTGAGGCGTTTCGATTCTCTGGTTGCTGATTGTGCTGCCTGA
- a CDS encoding cobalt-precorrin 5A hydrolase, with amino-acid sequence MVRIAIIAITRNGARLGTRLRDGLGNADLHVLKKYAGQAGKGAATFDGELGALLARLWPEYGGFVCIMATGIVVRLVAPLLESKERDPAVVVVDDAGRFAISLLSGHLGGGNLLAERTASVIGARAVITTATDSNELPSFDMIAQAEGWEIDDISRVKSLNACLLDNEEVAIVDPTDRLRFHLQGKATISVHDALIGALRSSAKGVVLVSSRLVPPQFQNDRMLVVRPKSLYLGIGCNRGTTTDEIGAVVASLLKRQFLSIKSVAAIGTAEAKREEAGLIEFAGQNQIPLRCYSSEELNEVAVPSPVSQHAMDAIGAQGVAEPAALLASGGGELIQPKFKSGNVTVAIAERT; translated from the coding sequence ATGGTGCGGATCGCGATCATTGCCATAACCCGTAACGGGGCGCGTCTTGGCACCCGGCTGCGCGACGGCCTTGGCAATGCCGATCTCCATGTTCTGAAGAAATATGCCGGCCAGGCAGGGAAAGGGGCTGCGACCTTCGATGGTGAACTGGGCGCGTTGCTGGCCCGACTGTGGCCGGAGTATGGCGGTTTTGTCTGCATTATGGCGACCGGCATCGTAGTCAGGCTGGTGGCGCCGCTTCTGGAGAGCAAGGAGCGTGACCCTGCCGTGGTGGTCGTGGACGATGCTGGCCGCTTTGCCATTTCCCTGCTTTCCGGGCACCTGGGAGGTGGCAACCTGCTGGCGGAACGGACCGCTTCGGTCATCGGCGCCAGGGCAGTCATTACCACCGCGACCGACAGCAATGAATTGCCCTCGTTCGACATGATTGCCCAGGCCGAGGGATGGGAGATCGATGATATCTCCAGGGTCAAGAGCCTGAACGCCTGCCTGCTTGACAACGAAGAGGTGGCGATAGTCGATCCTACTGACCGGTTGCGTTTTCATCTGCAGGGTAAGGCGACCATCTCGGTTCACGATGCGCTGATCGGCGCTCTGAGGAGTTCCGCCAAAGGGGTGGTTCTGGTCTCCAGCCGCCTGGTGCCGCCGCAGTTTCAGAACGACCGGATGCTGGTGGTTCGTCCCAAGAGTCTTTACCTGGGGATCGGCTGTAACAGGGGCACAACTACAGACGAGATCGGGGCAGTGGTGGCATCGCTGCTGAAGCGCCAGTTCCTCTCTATCAAGAGCGTGGCAGCGATCGGCACTGCCGAGGCCAAGAGAGAAGAGGCGGGGCTTATTGAGTTTGCTGGGCAGAACCAGATTCCGCTCCGGTGTTACAGCAGCGAAGAGCTGAATGAGGTGGCTGTGCCGTCGCCGGTTTCGCAGCATGCCATGGACGCGATCGGCGCGCAGGGTGTGGCGGAGCCGGCAGCACTCCTTGCCTCGGGTGGCGGGGAGCTGATCCAGCCCAAGTTCAAGAGCGGCAACGTCACGGTTGCCATAGCGGAGCGTACATGA
- a CDS encoding precorrin-8X methylmutase, with amino-acid sequence MSVHLRPEEIEAESFRMIDEEAGPHSWPPAEWQIVRRAIHTSADFDYSRTMLMSPDAVKRGVAALQAGHAIVTDTTMALSGISRLRLDPFGISAKCLVADPVVAKAAEKLGVTRSLMAMRSAAADPQNGIFVIGNAPTALFELLRLVREEGLKPALVVGLPVGFVGAAESKEELVRTAEQFPFPYITNRGRKGGSNVAAAVVNALLILANG; translated from the coding sequence ATGTCCGTGCATCTCCGTCCGGAAGAGATCGAGGCCGAATCGTTCCGGATGATCGATGAGGAGGCCGGACCACATTCCTGGCCCCCTGCCGAGTGGCAGATCGTGCGGCGGGCCATCCATACCAGCGCCGATTTTGACTATAGCCGGACAATGCTGATGTCTCCTGATGCTGTAAAGAGGGGCGTTGCGGCATTGCAGGCCGGCCACGCCATTGTCACCGACACCACCATGGCACTTTCCGGCATCAGCAGGCTACGACTCGATCCGTTCGGCATCTCTGCCAAATGCCTGGTGGCTGATCCGGTGGTGGCCAAGGCTGCTGAAAAGCTCGGGGTAACCCGCTCGCTCATGGCGATGCGCAGTGCTGCCGCTGACCCGCAAAACGGCATCTTCGTCATCGGCAATGCCCCGACAGCGCTGTTCGAGCTGCTGCGTCTGGTACGAGAGGAAGGGCTGAAGCCTGCGCTGGTTGTGGGGCTACCGGTGGGGTTTGTCGGTGCGGCCGAGAGCAAGGAGGAACTGGTGCGGACCGCAGAACAGTTTCCGTTCCCCTACATCACCAATCGTGGTCGCAAGGGTGGCTCGAACGTGGCAGCGGCGGTTGTAAACGCGCTGCTGATCCTGGCAAACGGGTAG
- a CDS encoding cobalt-precorrin-5B (C(1))-methyltransferase, producing MKKPLRHGYTTGACAAAAAKGAALLLRDGCPAETVTIDLPTGGKAQFRLHRQELTPDCATCSVIKDAGDDPDITNGAEIVASVSVKGTSGISIAGGQGVGRVTKPGLAVTVGEWAINPVPRRMIEAEVRCVLPEPTPVLISISIPNGEELAKKTLNARLGIIGGLSILGTTGIVRPISAKAWTDTIDASVDVALACACTTVVLSTGRTSELVAQTRLQLREEAFVMMGDHVGYALKCCARKGVAEVVLACQFAKLLKIACGHEQTHVSSSELDLGELAGWLRSEPAVAQLEPVAVHANTARQLLEESSNDPELLRLVALRAKVFGQKLAPNCAIKVLLAGYDGKVLYFA from the coding sequence ATGAAGAAACCTCTTCGCCACGGGTATACTACCGGTGCCTGCGCAGCGGCTGCTGCCAAGGGAGCGGCGCTGCTGCTGCGGGACGGGTGCCCGGCTGAAACCGTCACCATTGACCTGCCGACCGGTGGAAAAGCGCAGTTCAGGCTGCACAGGCAGGAACTGACGCCCGATTGCGCAACATGTAGCGTCATTAAGGATGCCGGAGACGACCCCGACATCACCAACGGTGCGGAGATTGTGGCCTCTGTCTCGGTCAAGGGTACTAGTGGCATTAGCATTGCCGGTGGACAGGGTGTCGGGCGCGTGACCAAGCCCGGCCTGGCAGTAACAGTCGGCGAGTGGGCGATCAATCCGGTGCCACGCCGAATGATCGAGGCAGAGGTCCGGTGCGTGCTGCCCGAGCCGACTCCGGTTCTGATCAGTATCTCCATCCCCAATGGCGAGGAGCTGGCGAAAAAGACCCTGAATGCCCGACTGGGGATCATTGGTGGCTTGTCAATTCTCGGCACCACCGGTATTGTGCGGCCGATATCGGCCAAGGCCTGGACCGACACCATTGATGCGTCTGTAGATGTGGCGCTGGCCTGCGCCTGCACGACTGTGGTCTTGTCAACCGGTCGGACCAGCGAGCTGGTGGCCCAGACCCGGCTGCAGCTACGGGAAGAGGCGTTCGTGATGATGGGGGATCATGTCGGTTATGCCCTGAAATGTTGCGCTCGGAAGGGAGTAGCCGAGGTGGTGCTGGCCTGCCAGTTTGCCAAGCTGCTCAAGATCGCCTGCGGCCACGAGCAGACCCATGTCTCGTCGTCCGAGCTCGACCTGGGGGAATTGGCCGGCTGGTTGCGTAGCGAGCCAGCGGTTGCACAGCTTGAACCGGTTGCCGTGCACGCCAATACCGCGCGTCAACTGCTCGAGGAATCGAGCAACGACCCGGAACTGTTGCGGCTGGTAGCGCTCCGGGCCAAGGTGTTCGGCCAAAAGCTGGCGCCGAATTGTGCAATAAAAGTTTTGTTGGCAGGTTATGATGGCAAAGTGCTATATTTCGCCTGA
- the cbiE gene encoding precorrin-6y C5,15-methyltransferase (decarboxylating) subunit CbiE: MPQKIYLVGAGITGWEGFGPKAQEVIAKADLLIGHQRHLDIFPDFAGEKQELGDLSIMLELLKNSDKRTVILGSGDPNFFGIARFLLRNLPKERIEIFPNVTSVQYAFARIKEPWDDAVFVSVHGRGMGRAVDRIVAAEKVAILTDGVNTPAAIARDLIARGAEGYDAWLCEDLGMPGEKFTKTDVRGLLDLKHSELNILILIKTWEPNLIHYPLIGIEDEEFATSKKLITKQEVRAVTLAKLRIQDDLVMWDIGAGSGSVSIEASNLMPNGKVYALERNAQCLGFLRDNLKKFVARNVMLVEAFAPEGLEELPEPDRVFIGGSGGMLEEIIEAVDRRLKSEGVIVLNAVTLDTLTKSVEFLEDHGYTVEVTCVNISRTRGLTEYKMFEAHNPVYIVAAWKESE; encoded by the coding sequence ATGCCTCAAAAAATCTATCTGGTTGGCGCCGGCATTACCGGTTGGGAAGGTTTCGGACCTAAGGCCCAGGAGGTTATTGCAAAGGCCGATCTCCTGATAGGTCATCAGCGGCACTTGGATATTTTCCCGGATTTTGCCGGTGAAAAACAGGAGCTTGGCGATCTCTCCATCATGCTGGAGTTGTTGAAAAACTCCGACAAGCGCACGGTAATCCTCGGTTCCGGTGACCCGAATTTCTTCGGCATCGCCCGGTTTCTGCTGCGCAACCTCCCCAAGGAGCGGATCGAGATCTTTCCCAACGTGACCAGCGTCCAGTATGCCTTTGCCAGGATCAAGGAGCCGTGGGACGATGCGGTCTTTGTCTCGGTCCATGGTCGGGGCATGGGGCGGGCGGTTGACCGGATCGTGGCCGCGGAAAAGGTTGCCATCCTGACCGATGGCGTCAATACCCCTGCCGCCATAGCCAGGGACCTCATTGCCCGCGGTGCGGAAGGCTATGATGCCTGGCTTTGCGAAGACCTGGGAATGCCTGGTGAGAAATTCACCAAGACCGATGTCCGGGGGCTGCTTGATCTCAAGCATTCGGAACTCAATATCCTGATCCTGATCAAGACCTGGGAGCCGAACCTGATTCACTACCCCTTGATCGGCATTGAGGATGAAGAGTTTGCCACTTCGAAAAAGTTGATCACCAAGCAGGAGGTGCGGGCCGTTACCCTGGCCAAGCTCCGTATTCAGGACGACCTGGTCATGTGGGACATCGGCGCCGGGAGTGGTTCGGTCTCGATCGAGGCGTCCAACCTGATGCCGAATGGCAAGGTGTACGCCCTTGAGCGCAACGCCCAGTGCCTGGGATTCCTGCGCGATAACCTGAAAAAGTTCGTGGCGCGCAATGTGATGCTGGTGGAGGCCTTTGCTCCGGAAGGGCTGGAGGAGCTGCCGGAACCTGACCGGGTTTTTATCGGCGGTTCAGGCGGCATGCTGGAGGAGATCATCGAAGCGGTAGACCGGCGCCTGAAGTCGGAAGGGGTGATCGTTCTCAACGCCGTAACTCTCGATACCCTGACCAAGTCGGTGGAGTTCCTTGAAGACCACGGCTATACCGTGGAGGTGACCTGCGTCAATATCTCCAGGACCCGCGGCCTGACCGAGTACAAGATGTTTGAGGCGCATAATCCGGTTTATATTGTTGCGGCCTGGAAAGAGAGCGAATGA
- the cobI gene encoding precorrin-2 C(20)-methyltransferase produces the protein MNEINKVGTIYAVGVGPGDPELITRKAERLIREADVICTPTGRDDAASYALSIVEPLLDRSRQQVLTQVFPMRKVQDGLDEFWTRSAAEVAEHVRAGRTVVFITIGDPLLYSTFLYLYRVLRADYPDIPVEIVPGISSINAAAAAAGVPLGMAGDRIAVLPAVYEDEELQRTLQEFDTIVLLKVHKVFDRVYAMLCRNGMEKGAVFVRRVGSDQEEVVFDLGSLVGKELDYLSMMIVCKRLQRGDL, from the coding sequence ATGAATGAAATCAACAAAGTTGGAACCATCTACGCGGTCGGGGTTGGGCCCGGCGACCCGGAACTGATCACGCGCAAGGCGGAACGGCTGATCCGCGAGGCAGATGTCATCTGCACTCCGACCGGCCGGGACGATGCTGCCAGTTACGCCCTGTCTATCGTTGAGCCGCTTCTTGACCGCAGCCGGCAGCAGGTTCTCACCCAGGTCTTCCCGATGCGCAAGGTGCAGGACGGCTTGGACGAGTTCTGGACCCGCTCTGCCGCCGAAGTGGCCGAGCATGTCCGTGCCGGCCGCACCGTGGTGTTCATTACCATCGGCGACCCGCTGTTGTACTCCACCTTTCTCTACCTGTACCGGGTGTTACGGGCAGATTATCCTGATATTCCGGTGGAGATCGTGCCTGGGATATCGAGCATCAATGCTGCTGCCGCTGCCGCCGGTGTGCCGCTCGGCATGGCCGGTGACCGGATTGCCGTGCTCCCGGCGGTTTATGAGGATGAAGAACTGCAACGGACGCTGCAGGAGTTCGATACCATCGTGCTGCTCAAGGTACACAAGGTGTTCGACCGGGTCTATGCGATGCTCTGCCGGAACGGCATGGAAAAGGGCGCGGTATTTGTCCGGCGCGTCGGCTCGGACCAGGAAGAGGTCGTCTTTGATCTGGGTTCCCTGGTTGGCAAAGAGCTCGATTACCTGTCCATGATGATTGTTTGTAAACGATTACAGCGAGGTGACTTATGA
- a CDS encoding sirohydrochlorin chelatase translates to MKKTAILLMAHGSRIPEANDAVQEIAAMVRTMTGYEIVEVSFREMHLPNIQQGIDACVKQGAERVLLMPYFLFIGAHVQEDLPEEMAQARERYPKVEFAMGNHLGVHRKLAEVVVERIAEGLTTTGWH, encoded by the coding sequence ATGAAAAAGACCGCTATTTTACTGATGGCCCACGGCAGCCGTATTCCCGAGGCCAATGACGCAGTGCAGGAGATTGCCGCCATGGTCAGGACCATGACCGGATACGAGATCGTCGAGGTTTCCTTTCGCGAGATGCACCTGCCGAACATTCAGCAGGGGATCGATGCCTGCGTAAAGCAGGGGGCGGAGCGGGTGCTGTTGATGCCGTATTTCCTGTTTATCGGCGCCCATGTCCAGGAGGATCTGCCGGAAGAGATGGCCCAGGCTCGGGAGCGCTACCCGAAGGTCGAGTTTGCCATGGGGAACCATCTCGGGGTGCACCGGAAGCTGGCCGAGGTGGTGGTGGAGCGAATTGCCGAAGGGCTGACGACAACGGGGTGGCACTGA
- a CDS encoding alcohol dehydrogenase catalytic domain-containing protein, with amino-acid sequence MRLPHTMQAITVTEVGSFEFGRREVRLPEPGEVLIRVTVTGLCRTDLKIIRDGHRDLILPRIPGEEVVGRIVAVGAGVSGIAIGQRVYVYPGQWCGECQACRSGAENLCRAMRIMGFHRDGGFAGFVTVPAQSVILLPDALSDEIAVFAEPLSCCLNALELARIAPGDRLGIWGAGPAGTLLARGGAAKGAVPTLIDSDPRRAERCGGLTSPPKDLFDVCVIAVGAASAYDQALQALAPRGRLVVFSGLPRDGGHIPADFNTLHYLEQTVVGAYGCCYRHGQEALAMLASGSLHVADMISHRMPLAELGQALELVAARESMKIHLYPTEES; translated from the coding sequence ATGAGATTGCCCCATACCATGCAGGCGATAACGGTAACCGAGGTCGGCTCTTTCGAGTTCGGCCGGCGCGAGGTGCGGTTGCCGGAACCCGGCGAGGTGCTGATCAGGGTTACGGTTACCGGGCTCTGCCGCACCGACCTGAAGATCATTCGTGATGGGCACCGGGATCTCATTCTCCCTCGTATCCCCGGCGAAGAGGTGGTCGGCAGGATTGTCGCAGTCGGCGCCGGGGTGAGCGGGATCGCGATCGGCCAGAGGGTCTACGTCTATCCCGGCCAATGGTGCGGAGAGTGCCAGGCCTGCCGGAGTGGCGCTGAAAACCTCTGCCGGGCGATGCGGATTATGGGGTTCCACCGCGATGGCGGATTTGCCGGGTTTGTGACCGTGCCGGCGCAAAGCGTTATCCTGCTCCCTGACGCGTTGAGCGATGAAATCGCTGTTTTCGCCGAGCCGCTCTCCTGTTGCCTCAATGCCCTGGAACTGGCCCGCATTGCTCCGGGTGACCGGCTCGGTATCTGGGGTGCCGGGCCGGCCGGGACGCTTCTGGCGAGAGGAGGGGCTGCCAAGGGCGCTGTGCCGACGCTCATCGATTCTGATCCCCGAAGGGCTGAGCGCTGCGGTGGCCTGACCAGCCCACCGAAAGATCTGTTTGATGTCTGCGTCATCGCGGTCGGCGCTGCTTCTGCCTATGACCAGGCGCTGCAGGCACTTGCTCCGCGCGGCAGGCTGGTGGTTTTTTCCGGCCTTCCCCGGGATGGCGGGCATATTCCGGCTGATTTCAACACGCTGCATTACCTTGAGCAGACCGTTGTCGGGGCGTATGGCTGCTGTTATCGCCATGGCCAAGAGGCGCTGGCAATGCTGGCGTCTGGCAGCCTGCACGTCGCTGATATGATAAGCCACCGGATGCCGTTGGCAGAGCTAGGGCAGGCCCTGGAGCTGGTAGCGGCCAGGGAAAGCATGAAGATTCACCTTTATCCGACAGAGGAGAGTTAG
- the cobM gene encoding precorrin-4 C(11)-methyltransferase — MNLHFVGAGPGDAELITVKGARLLGCADVVVYAGSLVDRELVRTYAPNAQVWDSAGLTLAETTQLLADAVIAGKAAVRLHTGDPAIYGAIQEQMAELDKLGIDYEVVPGVTSAFAAAAALRQELTLPEVSQTVVITRLAGRTPVPERERLAEIARIGATLVIYLSVAMIDDVVAELLTGAYTPETPVAVVSRASWPDEQTVEGTLADIAAEVKAAGIGKQAVIIVGDVLKARREGLTAVSKLYDASFSHEFRTVS; from the coding sequence ATGAATCTCCATTTTGTCGGCGCCGGTCCGGGCGATGCCGAGCTGATTACGGTAAAAGGGGCGCGGTTGCTGGGCTGCGCCGATGTTGTCGTTTACGCCGGCAGCCTGGTGGACCGGGAACTGGTTCGTACCTATGCCCCGAACGCCCAGGTGTGGGACTCAGCCGGGCTGACCCTGGCCGAAACTACGCAACTGCTGGCCGATGCGGTCATTGCGGGTAAAGCAGCTGTGCGGCTGCATACCGGCGATCCTGCTATCTACGGCGCGATCCAGGAACAGATGGCTGAGCTTGATAAGCTGGGGATTGACTACGAAGTGGTGCCGGGAGTGACCAGCGCCTTTGCTGCCGCGGCCGCGCTCCGGCAGGAACTGACCCTGCCCGAGGTGTCGCAGACGGTCGTCATAACCCGCTTGGCCGGGAGGACTCCGGTGCCGGAGCGGGAGCGGCTGGCGGAAATAGCTAGAATCGGCGCGACGCTGGTTATCTATCTGTCGGTGGCAATGATTGATGATGTCGTCGCTGAACTGCTCACCGGCGCCTATACGCCGGAGACCCCGGTGGCTGTGGTTTCCCGGGCATCGTGGCCAGACGAGCAGACTGTCGAAGGGACGTTGGCGGATATCGCTGCAGAAGTGAAAGCCGCAGGCATCGGCAAGCAGGCCGTCATCATTGTTGGCGATGTGCTCAAGGCCCGCCGTGAGGGGCTCACGGCAGTATCTAAATTGTACGACGCCTCATTCTCTCACGAATTCAGAACGGTTTCCTGA
- a CDS encoding energy-coupling factor ABC transporter ATP-binding protein has protein sequence MADLARLSVKLDRFAYPDGTLALADIRLTVAAGDFLALLGANGSGKTTLLKLLDGLIRDYRGSVLLDGQDILKLHPKEIYRKMGLVFQNPDDQLFAHTVAEDVAFGPRNMGFDDSEVNRRVAAALTQVEMDGSGHRNIHHLSYGQKKRVCIAGLLAMGHGILLLDEPTAGLDPVGEQRMLQLLANLNREHGVTIIMATHAVDLVPLFVQRLAILDKGRLTAVGTPAELLADPAAMAEVRLRLPQVAELFWQLRHEDGFPPGPLPLGIAEARQEIVALHRHKEKK, from the coding sequence ATGGCAGATCTAGCCCGGCTCTCGGTGAAGCTTGATCGTTTTGCCTACCCGGACGGCACACTGGCGCTGGCGGATATCAGGTTGACGGTCGCTGCCGGCGATTTTCTGGCTCTGCTCGGGGCCAATGGTTCCGGCAAGACCACGCTGCTGAAGCTGCTGGATGGATTGATCCGCGATTACCGCGGCAGTGTGCTGCTCGATGGCCAGGACATCCTCAAGCTGCATCCCAAAGAGATTTACCGGAAGATGGGGCTGGTGTTCCAGAACCCGGACGATCAGCTGTTTGCTCACACCGTGGCCGAGGATGTCGCTTTTGGCCCCCGCAACATGGGCTTTGACGATAGCGAGGTGAACCGGCGGGTGGCGGCAGCCTTGACTCAGGTCGAGATGGACGGCAGCGGCCACCGGAATATCCACCATCTGAGCTACGGCCAGAAAAAGCGGGTCTGTATTGCCGGACTGCTGGCCATGGGACACGGGATCCTGCTCCTTGACGAGCCCACCGCAGGCCTTGATCCGGTTGGTGAACAGCGGATGCTTCAGTTGCTGGCCAATCTGAATCGCGAGCACGGGGTTACCATCATTATGGCGACCCATGCAGTAGACCTGGTGCCGCTGTTCGTCCAGCGCCTTGCCATCCTCGACAAGGGGCGATTGACAGCGGTCGGCACGCCGGCAGAACTGCTGGCCGATCCGGCTGCCATGGCCGAGGTCAGGTTGCGTCTGCCACAGGTTGCCGAGCTTTTTTGGCAGCTGCGCCATGAGGACGGCTTTCCGCCAGGGCCTCTGCCGCTCGGCATTGCCGAGGCACGGCAAGAGATCGTGGCATTGCATAGACACAAGGAGAAGAAATGA
- the cbiQ gene encoding cobalt ECF transporter T component CbiQ — protein sequence MRFASGDITGSSHFLARVDSRLKLLASLALLVMVVSHRGIWFPLLTAVAGVGTCFTLGVRLRLLLLRFSEPLVIALVVLVLKALFSGHDLLWSYSIGGFAVTCHQDGLLEGCRIAGRIMGAVAVVATVGFATPFTEILAALAWLKVPQGLIEVTMFAWRYLFVLADDAQVVYAAQRNRLGYVGYRRSFRSFGTLAGALVIKAFDTSQTMTTAMVQRGYDGSLPMLKHKPFRLGEVASALLVVLAMGVLWQI from the coding sequence ATGCGCTTTGCCAGCGGTGACATAACCGGGAGCAGTCATTTTCTCGCCCGCGTCGACAGCCGCCTGAAGCTGCTGGCCAGTCTAGCACTGCTGGTGATGGTGGTCAGTCACCGGGGGATCTGGTTCCCGCTGTTGACCGCCGTGGCCGGTGTCGGTACCTGCTTCACCCTGGGGGTGCGGCTCCGGTTGCTGTTGCTCCGCTTTAGCGAGCCGCTGGTCATCGCCCTGGTGGTGCTGGTTCTGAAGGCTCTGTTTAGCGGCCATGATCTGCTCTGGAGTTACAGTATCGGTGGCTTTGCCGTTACCTGCCACCAGGACGGGCTGCTGGAGGGGTGTCGCATTGCCGGCCGGATCATGGGTGCCGTAGCAGTGGTGGCAACCGTTGGCTTTGCCACACCGTTTACCGAGATATTGGCCGCACTGGCCTGGTTAAAGGTGCCGCAGGGGTTGATCGAGGTGACCATGTTTGCCTGGCGCTACCTGTTCGTACTGGCCGACGATGCCCAGGTGGTCTATGCTGCCCAGCGCAACCGGCTGGGCTATGTCGGTTACCGTCGCAGCTTCCGTTCTTTTGGCACTCTGGCCGGGGCACTGGTGATCAAGGCGTTCGATACCAGTCAGACCATGACCACGGCTATGGTCCAGCGCGGTTACGATGGCAGCCTGCCGATGCTCAAGCACAAACCGTTTCGCCTTGGCGAAGTTGCCAGCGCGCTGTTGGTGGTGCTGGCAATGGGGGTGCTATGGCAGATCTAG
- a CDS encoding energy-coupling factor ABC transporter permease — MIRLFVLLFVLYAAPAHAMHISEGILPLGWAAGWFVVAAPFVVLGLRRLNSLSRDDLSLKPLVGLLAAVVFIISCMPIPVPTAGTCSHPCGTAISAVLLGPLVSVLISTVALLIQALVMAHGGLSTLGADIVSMGVVGSFVGYGAFRGLRSMGAGLGLAGFCAGLLTDWATYLTTSLELATGIRGSDPLFPLFSKIALAFVPTQLPLGILEGAMTAGMVLLLHKKRPDLLVKMKVLKVEEVASHA, encoded by the coding sequence ATGATCAGACTTTTTGTGCTGTTGTTCGTGCTCTATGCTGCTCCGGCTCACGCCATGCACATCAGCGAGGGAATCCTGCCGCTTGGCTGGGCCGCTGGCTGGTTCGTGGTTGCCGCGCCGTTTGTGGTACTGGGGCTCAGGCGGCTGAACAGCCTTTCCCGCGATGATCTGTCGCTGAAGCCGCTGGTGGGGCTCCTGGCGGCGGTGGTGTTCATCATCTCCTGTATGCCGATTCCGGTACCGACTGCCGGTACCTGCTCGCACCCCTGCGGCACTGCCATCTCCGCGGTGCTGCTCGGCCCGTTGGTCAGTGTGCTGATTTCGACCGTGGCGCTGTTGATCCAGGCGCTGGTCATGGCCCACGGCGGCCTTTCCACGCTCGGCGCGGATATCGTCTCCATGGGGGTGGTTGGCTCTTTCGTCGGCTACGGCGCCTTCCGGGGGCTCCGTTCCATGGGGGCCGGACTCGGTCTGGCAGGATTCTGTGCCGGGCTGCTCACTGACTGGGCCACCTACCTGACCACATCGCTGGAACTTGCTACGGGAATTCGGGGGAGCGACCCGCTCTTCCCCCTGTTTAGCAAGATTGCCCTTGCCTTTGTGCCTACCCAGCTGCCGCTGGGGATCCTTGAAGGGGCGATGACCGCCGGCATGGTGCTGCTGCTGCACAAGAAGCGGCCCGACCTGCTGGTGAAAATGAAGGTGCTGAAAGTAGAGGAGGTTGCATCACATGCCTGA